The Candidatus Poribacteria bacterium genomic interval AAAAACTTGGATAAAATTTGCTAAATTGTGGTCTGAATAAACGGTGGCACTTCAATATTTGATTTTAACGAGGCAATACATCTTAACCCAGATACGCCATACTTCTACGATTAGCGAGGGCTAGCAAATTACAAATTGCATCAATACATAGAAGCCATCGCCGACCTGGACGAAGCTATTAGCCAAGAGCCAGACAATCCAAAATTCTACCACCATAGAGGAAAAGCAAATTACAAAATTCGACAATACCGGGAAGCTCTCACTGATTATGACGTAGCAATTCACTTTGCCCCAGATAACGAAGGGGTTTATTACGATCGCGGACTTGCCAAAAAGCGATTGAATCGTTTTGATGAAGCGAGACAGGATCTTGAAACAGCTTTAAAACTTGCACAACAAAGTGACAATACGAACCTTATACGGAATATTAAGCAGGTACTTTGGCGTTCCTTTTCTACGATGACGCTGTCTTAACTTGGTTCGTTTTATCTCCATTTGAAAGCGAGGAATGAATATGAATCAACAATTTGAAAAGTGGAATAAATGGCTTGAGGATTATATCTATCCGGAAACTACGGAACTTGTCAGTTTCCAGTATATCTTCAGGAAAATCGCGAAAATGGCAAATGAGAATCCAACGTTTCAGCAACTGGAGTCATTTCATTGGTTTATAAAAAGCACCTATTTTGACTATGCTGTGATGGCATGTCGCAGACAACTTAAGTCTGATAGGAAAAGTGTTTCTTTCGTAAGGCTGTTGGAGGATATAATAAAATTCCCGGAGGTAATGTCAAGGGAACGGTTTGTAAACTTGTATTCAAAAGATATGCGAACT includes:
- a CDS encoding tetratricopeptide repeat protein yields the protein MHFAPDNEGVYYDRGLAKKRLNRFDEARQDLETALKLAQQSDNTNLIRNIKQVLWRSFSTMTLS